Proteins co-encoded in one Dyella japonica A8 genomic window:
- a CDS encoding leucine-rich repeat domain-containing protein: protein MSAERPARHYAFGYGFDSYEPLGPECTHVGVRLPMAAADLEKLARLLEGRPDVTVHFHGGRTTDLAFLTYFPFVRRLSVHLWELEDISGFSYLQDGLDLLSFGRTKKRLSVKFLQDMPALGTLFLEGHTKDIDSVSQLTQLTSLGMRSITLPDLALLAPLRELSILGLSFGGTRNLAALAQLPSLKRLSLFRINKLDDLSILSQLASLEFLDLDSMRNVTALPSLATLAHLEEVSLETMNGLTDLSAVAAAPNLRQLTIAGMPQLNLDAFRCLVGHRSLQELRLWSSLDGAVNLKKAVREAVRQLLPEITAA from the coding sequence ATGTCCGCAGAGCGGCCCGCGCGTCACTACGCCTTCGGGTATGGCTTCGATTCGTATGAGCCACTGGGTCCGGAATGCACGCATGTCGGCGTCAGGCTGCCCATGGCGGCAGCGGACCTGGAAAAGTTGGCTCGCTTGCTCGAAGGGCGGCCTGATGTCACGGTGCACTTTCACGGTGGGCGAACCACGGACCTCGCGTTCCTCACCTACTTTCCCTTCGTGCGGCGGCTGAGCGTGCACCTGTGGGAGCTTGAAGACATCAGCGGGTTTTCGTATCTGCAAGACGGCCTGGATCTGCTCAGCTTCGGCCGCACGAAGAAGCGGCTGTCCGTGAAGTTCCTGCAGGACATGCCTGCGCTGGGCACGCTTTTTCTCGAGGGTCACACCAAGGACATCGACAGCGTCAGCCAGCTCACGCAATTGACGTCGCTGGGGATGCGATCCATCACGCTGCCGGACCTTGCCTTGCTGGCGCCGCTGCGTGAGCTGAGCATTCTTGGCCTGTCTTTTGGAGGTACGCGGAACCTTGCTGCGCTTGCGCAGTTGCCCAGCCTGAAGCGGCTGAGCCTGTTTCGGATCAACAAGCTCGATGACCTGTCCATCCTGTCGCAGCTTGCCTCGCTGGAGTTCCTCGACCTGGATTCGATGCGCAACGTGACGGCTCTGCCGAGCCTGGCCACCCTGGCGCATCTTGAAGAAGTCTCCCTGGAAACCATGAATGGCCTCACTGACCTGTCCGCAGTCGCCGCCGCTCCCAACTTGCGCCAACTCACCATCGCGGGCATGCCGCAGCTGAACCTTGACGCATTCCGCTGTCTGGTGGGCCATCGGAGTCTTCAGGAGCTGCGGCTGTGGAGCAGCCTTGACGGCGCGGTGAACCTCAAGAAGGCGGTGCGCGAAGCGGTCAGGCAGCTGTTGCCGGAGATCACCGCGGCCTGA
- a CDS encoding LysR family transcriptional regulator → MNRFSDMQLLVDVADLSSLSAAGRRAGLSPAAASACVQRVETMLGARLFERTTRQLRLTDEGRIYIASCRVALETMKEAERAVRSGTDAVSGTLRVSAPSDLGRNVLVHVLNGFMELHPDVRVVLTLSDSLSRFVPDDIDIAIRVGPLENSDLVARHLADSWRVVCASPACIEVHGMPTQADELAELPTLVLTTQAGPRNEWQLGEDVVRVRRYHECTDSEVIRTWAVLGRGFAYRQLWAVMADVSAGRLQLVHAPAWSAPSPIHAMYHPNVFQPPRVRRFVDFLQQEFARRFATKDGNALASAFKRGP, encoded by the coding sequence ATGAACCGCTTCAGCGACATGCAGCTTCTTGTCGACGTGGCCGATCTCAGCAGCTTGTCGGCGGCCGGGCGTCGGGCCGGGCTTTCACCGGCGGCGGCCAGTGCCTGCGTGCAACGCGTGGAGACGATGCTTGGCGCTCGCCTGTTCGAGCGCACGACACGTCAATTGCGCCTGACGGACGAAGGACGCATCTACATCGCCTCCTGCCGAGTGGCGCTCGAAACCATGAAGGAGGCCGAACGCGCGGTGCGCAGCGGCACCGACGCGGTCAGCGGAACGCTGCGCGTATCGGCGCCGTCGGATCTGGGGCGCAACGTGCTGGTCCATGTCCTCAACGGCTTCATGGAGCTGCACCCTGACGTGCGCGTGGTACTGACGCTGTCCGATTCACTCTCGCGCTTCGTGCCGGACGACATCGACATCGCCATACGCGTGGGGCCATTGGAGAACAGCGATCTTGTCGCGCGTCACCTTGCCGACAGCTGGCGCGTAGTGTGCGCATCGCCCGCATGTATCGAAGTCCACGGCATGCCGACGCAAGCCGATGAACTCGCGGAGCTGCCCACCCTGGTATTGACCACCCAGGCGGGGCCCAGGAATGAGTGGCAACTCGGCGAGGATGTCGTACGCGTGCGGCGATACCACGAGTGCACCGACAGCGAAGTCATACGCACATGGGCGGTGCTGGGGCGTGGCTTTGCGTACCGGCAACTGTGGGCGGTCATGGCCGATGTAAGCGCTGGCAGGCTGCAGCTCGTGCATGCGCCCGCCTGGTCCGCGCCCTCTCCCATACACGCGATGTACCACCCCAACGTATTTCAGCCTCCACGCGTGCGCCGCTTTGTCGATTTTCTTCAGCAGGAGTTTGCGCGGCGGTTTGCGACCAAGGACGGGAACGCCCTGGCGTCGGCATTCAAGCGGGGGCCATGA
- a CDS encoding lipocalin-like domain-containing protein: protein MSFTQRVLVACLIAAMAASPVLATQDDMKPGESAGHGKVPKALVGAWTLVRCDNVYPDGHRVELYGPHPTGMWLIDAEGDYMMQIVRAKRLPFAANDKSKGTPEEYRAASMDTNAHYGHVSADDHVMHSDIVHASFPNWDGRSGDSSYTIQGDELTYRVAKPSSGAAEGAHGEVVWRRVHS, encoded by the coding sequence ATGTCATTCACCCAACGGGTGCTCGTTGCCTGCCTCATCGCCGCCATGGCCGCATCGCCCGTCCTGGCCACCCAGGACGACATGAAGCCCGGCGAAAGTGCCGGCCACGGCAAGGTTCCGAAAGCATTGGTTGGCGCCTGGACGCTTGTCCGTTGCGACAACGTCTACCCCGATGGCCATCGCGTGGAGCTCTACGGCCCCCATCCCACGGGCATGTGGCTTATCGACGCCGAGGGCGACTACATGATGCAGATCGTGCGCGCCAAGCGCCTGCCGTTTGCCGCCAACGACAAATCCAAGGGAACGCCCGAGGAATACCGTGCCGCCTCCATGGACACCAATGCCCACTACGGCCACGTGAGCGCCGACGACCATGTCATGCACAGCGACATCGTGCACGCGTCATTCCCCAACTGGGACGGGCGGAGCGGCGACTCCAGTTACACCATCCAGGGCGACGAGCTGACCTACCGCGTCGCCAAGCCATCGAGCGGCGCCGCGGAAGGCGCTCATGGCGAAGTCGTGTGGCGTCGCGTCCACTCCTAG
- a CDS encoding alpha-N-acetylglucosaminidase: MSIVHAGTLPAKPAFDVAPAQAALMRLLPRWQAQFTLVALGGQGADRFRIRGTPGHIVIEGSSPAVLLRGVETYLEQVVHVSMGWPGDSLAQLPVTLPAPVSPMEGSAVVPDRYALNDTDDGYSNAYLDWPAWEHKIDVLALHGINEVFMPIGTEEVYRRTFTSFGYSNAEISAWIPAAAHQPWWLLQNMAGFGAPMSSRQYARRVALAQKIVARLHALGMTPVLPGYFGTVPSQFAPKHPGAALVSQGRWVGFERPDWLDPRDPLYTRVAATFYQEQSALFGDSTMYKMDLLHEGGRAGNVPKGEAARLVMAALRAAHPGARWVMLGWQHNPPAEVIRALDPGQVLVVDGLSDRYNGLDRETDWHGAPYTFGSIPNFGGHSTLGANAGVWLERYAQWRGKLGSALRGIAWMPEGSGTDPAAYALFTALAWEPVPQDASTWFAAYATYRYGGSDPHATAAWRILSETAYAMPAGEWSEAQDSLFNARPSLEVDTAATWSPPTMRYDVEHFDRATCELLKVAPALRATSAYRYDVVDIARQALGNQARVLLPQIKAAYAAKDTAHFHALTSTWLDDMTMLDRLLASDPHFLLGTWLAPARAAAGDNAEAAQLDYDQRSILTVWGERSGADEGGLHDYANRQLAGLVSGLYETRWKRYFETLEQSMDSGKPPAKIDWFAMERAWAVARRPEPTEPHGDPWQLVSDTVQLLKICRP; encoded by the coding sequence ATGAGTATTGTCCACGCTGGCACCCTGCCGGCGAAACCGGCCTTTGACGTTGCGCCTGCGCAGGCCGCGTTAATGCGCCTGCTGCCGCGCTGGCAGGCGCAATTCACCTTGGTCGCGTTGGGTGGGCAAGGCGCTGATCGCTTCCGCATCCGTGGCACACCCGGACACATCGTTATTGAAGGTAGCTCGCCGGCGGTGCTGCTCCGCGGCGTGGAGACCTATCTAGAGCAGGTGGTGCACGTCAGCATGGGCTGGCCTGGCGACAGCCTCGCGCAACTGCCGGTCACATTGCCCGCACCGGTCTCGCCGATGGAGGGTTCCGCCGTCGTGCCGGATCGCTACGCCCTGAACGATACGGACGACGGCTATTCGAATGCTTATCTGGATTGGCCGGCCTGGGAGCACAAGATTGATGTGCTCGCACTGCATGGCATCAACGAAGTGTTCATGCCGATCGGCACCGAAGAGGTGTATCGCCGCACGTTCACGTCTTTCGGCTACAGCAATGCGGAGATCTCTGCGTGGATTCCCGCTGCCGCGCACCAGCCTTGGTGGCTGCTGCAGAACATGGCTGGCTTCGGTGCACCCATGTCGTCACGGCAGTACGCACGTCGCGTCGCGCTGGCACAGAAGATTGTCGCCCGCCTGCATGCCCTGGGCATGACGCCGGTATTGCCTGGCTACTTCGGAACCGTACCGTCCCAGTTCGCACCGAAGCATCCTGGCGCTGCGTTGGTGTCGCAAGGCCGTTGGGTCGGCTTCGAGCGGCCGGATTGGCTCGATCCACGCGATCCGTTGTACACGCGCGTTGCCGCCACGTTCTACCAAGAGCAGAGCGCGCTGTTCGGCGACAGCACGATGTACAAGATGGATTTGCTGCACGAAGGTGGCCGTGCCGGGAACGTGCCGAAAGGTGAAGCCGCCCGCCTCGTGATGGCCGCGCTGCGGGCGGCGCACCCAGGCGCGCGCTGGGTGATGCTGGGCTGGCAACACAATCCACCGGCGGAGGTGATCCGTGCGTTGGATCCTGGGCAGGTGCTGGTGGTGGATGGCCTGTCCGACCGTTACAACGGGCTGGACCGCGAGACGGACTGGCATGGTGCGCCGTATACGTTTGGCAGCATCCCCAACTTCGGCGGTCATAGCACGCTGGGCGCGAATGCCGGCGTGTGGCTCGAACGCTATGCGCAGTGGCGCGGCAAGCTTGGCAGCGCGTTGCGTGGCATCGCCTGGATGCCCGAAGGCAGCGGCACTGATCCGGCTGCCTACGCGCTATTTACCGCGCTGGCGTGGGAGCCGGTGCCTCAGGATGCATCGACATGGTTCGCTGCATATGCCACCTACCGTTACGGTGGCAGCGATCCGCATGCCACGGCCGCTTGGCGCATTCTGAGCGAGACGGCTTATGCCATGCCCGCCGGCGAATGGTCGGAAGCGCAGGATAGCTTGTTCAATGCGCGACCTTCGCTGGAAGTTGATACAGCGGCAACCTGGTCGCCACCGACCATGCGCTATGACGTCGAACACTTCGACCGGGCGACCTGCGAACTGCTCAAGGTCGCGCCCGCGTTACGCGCAACCAGCGCGTACCGCTACGATGTGGTGGATATCGCGCGCCAGGCGCTTGGCAATCAGGCACGTGTATTGCTACCGCAAATCAAGGCAGCCTATGCAGCGAAGGACACGGCACACTTCCACGCGCTGACATCGACATGGCTGGACGACATGACAATGCTTGATCGCTTGCTCGCGAGCGATCCGCATTTCCTGCTCGGTACTTGGTTGGCGCCAGCCCGTGCGGCGGCCGGTGACAACGCCGAAGCGGCGCAGCTTGACTACGATCAGCGTTCGATTCTCACTGTCTGGGGCGAACGCTCCGGGGCCGACGAGGGTGGGCTGCATGATTACGCCAATCGCCAGCTGGCCGGTCTGGTCAGCGGCTTGTACGAAACGCGCTGGAAGCGCTATTTCGAAACGCTGGAACAGTCCATGGACAGCGGCAAACCGCCCGCGAAGATCGATTGGTTTGCGATGGAGCGTGCCTGGGCCGTGGCACGCAGGCCGGAGCCAACGGAGCCGCACGGTGATCCCTGGCAACTCGTATCCGACACGGTGCAGCTGCTGAAAATCTGCCGACCCTAA
- a CDS encoding glycosyltransferase family 39 protein, whose protein sequence is MTAISVPVQHARPRHRGSILPVLAIAVLFGIAHMVTNGQYGFHRDEWQFLSDAQDLDWGFVPYPPLTAALEHLGLRMFGLSLVGLRLFSVIAQVLVIFASGMMARDLGGKRKAQIFAALAVALSPLPMFEATEFQYSSFDLLWWVLIAWCVIRLRRDDEPRWWLAIGVLAGLGLQTKYSIAFELAGVLAGVLLTDARRYVANRWFWAGGAIALLIFAPNLAWLVRHDFVSYHFLQGIHARDVHQGRAEGFLRDQFLLNANLFAAPVWLAGLFACVRDRRYRMLAWMYVVPLLLFLVARGRFYYTCGTYPMLLAMGAVVGEQWLRKLPAAWGTGVAALAWAGVLAVGVYAALRIVPIASSGPLRDFALQNNNDLREEIGWNELVAQVAAIRDGLPAEQQANLGIAVGNYGEYGSLALLGPRYHLPTPITTVNSGWLRGYPDTPPTTLIVLGNSRERADELFRDCRIAGHKANALGVANEESQYHPDIFVCGPTRKPWNELWKHGPDFG, encoded by the coding sequence ATGACCGCGATCAGTGTTCCCGTCCAGCACGCCCGGCCACGCCACCGTGGCAGCATCCTGCCTGTGCTCGCCATCGCCGTGCTGTTCGGCATCGCCCACATGGTGACCAACGGGCAGTACGGCTTTCACCGGGATGAATGGCAATTCCTCAGCGATGCGCAGGATCTGGACTGGGGCTTTGTGCCCTACCCGCCCCTGACTGCCGCACTGGAGCACCTGGGCCTGAGGATGTTTGGCTTGTCGCTGGTGGGCCTGCGGCTGTTTTCCGTCATCGCGCAGGTCCTGGTGATTTTCGCCAGCGGCATGATGGCGCGCGATCTGGGCGGCAAGCGCAAGGCCCAGATCTTCGCGGCCCTCGCGGTGGCGCTGTCGCCCCTGCCGATGTTCGAGGCCACGGAGTTCCAGTATTCGTCCTTCGACCTGTTGTGGTGGGTGTTGATCGCCTGGTGCGTGATCCGGCTGAGGCGTGACGATGAACCACGCTGGTGGCTGGCCATTGGCGTACTCGCCGGCCTTGGCCTGCAAACGAAGTACTCGATCGCGTTCGAGCTGGCCGGCGTGCTGGCGGGCGTGCTGCTCACCGATGCACGGCGATACGTGGCCAACCGCTGGTTCTGGGCCGGTGGCGCCATCGCGCTGCTCATCTTCGCGCCGAACCTTGCATGGCTCGTGCGGCACGATTTTGTCTCCTACCATTTCCTGCAGGGCATCCATGCGCGTGATGTGCACCAGGGGCGGGCGGAAGGTTTCCTGCGCGACCAGTTCCTGCTGAACGCCAACCTGTTCGCGGCGCCGGTCTGGCTTGCCGGCCTGTTCGCCTGCGTCAGGGACCGGCGCTATCGCATGCTTGCCTGGATGTATGTGGTGCCGCTGCTGCTGTTTCTGGTGGCACGGGGACGCTTCTATTACACCTGCGGCACTTACCCCATGCTTCTGGCGATGGGCGCCGTGGTGGGCGAGCAGTGGTTGCGCAAACTTCCCGCCGCATGGGGCACGGGAGTCGCCGCCCTGGCATGGGCCGGTGTCCTGGCGGTCGGCGTCTATGCAGCGCTGCGCATCGTGCCCATCGCTTCGAGTGGCCCGCTGCGCGACTTTGCGCTCCAGAACAACAACGACCTGCGCGAAGAAATCGGCTGGAACGAACTCGTCGCACAGGTGGCGGCCATCCGCGATGGCTTGCCTGCCGAACAACAAGCCAATCTTGGCATTGCCGTAGGCAACTATGGCGAGTATGGCTCCCTCGCGCTGCTGGGCCCGCGTTATCACCTGCCCACGCCGATCACCACCGTCAACTCCGGTTGGCTGCGCGGCTATCCGGATACACCGCCGACCACGCTTATCGTGCTGGGAAATTCGCGCGAACGCGCCGATGAACTGTTTCGCGATTGCCGTATCGCCGGCCATAAGGCCAACGCCCTGGGCGTGGCCAACGAGGAAAGCCAGTACCACCCCGATATCTTCGTGTGCGGCCCCACGCGCAAGCCATGGAACGAGCTGTGGAAGCACGGTCCTGACTTTGGGTGA
- a CDS encoding alpha/beta hydrolase: MKIKAFGLAALTAMTLATAAHAASATAPKGQDAIKNVVLVHGGFVDGSGWQKVYDILKKDGYNVTIVQNPTTSLSDDVAVTKRAIAQQNGPVVLVGHSYGGAVISEAGTEAKVQRLVYIAAFAPDAGESVQTLIGNPPPGASQPPILPPQDGFLFLDRAKFAAAFAGDVPAPEASFMADSQVPWGVQALSGQVTVPAWKTKPSWYLVTLDDHMIPPQAQQTMAKRAGSTVVEVAGSHAIYVSKPAVVAKLIEQAAHDKK, encoded by the coding sequence ATGAAGATCAAAGCTTTTGGCCTTGCCGCCCTGACCGCCATGACCCTCGCCACCGCCGCCCACGCCGCCAGCGCCACGGCGCCCAAGGGCCAGGATGCCATCAAGAATGTCGTGCTCGTGCACGGCGGGTTCGTCGACGGCTCCGGCTGGCAGAAGGTCTACGACATCCTCAAGAAGGACGGCTACAACGTCACCATCGTGCAGAACCCCACGACGTCGCTGAGCGATGACGTCGCCGTCACCAAGCGCGCCATTGCCCAGCAGAACGGCCCCGTTGTCCTCGTCGGCCACTCTTACGGCGGCGCGGTGATTTCCGAAGCCGGCACCGAGGCCAAGGTGCAGCGCCTGGTGTACATCGCTGCCTTTGCGCCCGACGCGGGTGAGTCGGTGCAGACGCTGATCGGCAACCCGCCCCCGGGCGCATCGCAGCCGCCGATCCTGCCGCCGCAGGATGGCTTCCTGTTCCTGGATCGCGCGAAGTTCGCAGCCGCCTTCGCGGGCGACGTCCCGGCCCCCGAAGCCAGCTTCATGGCCGATTCGCAGGTGCCGTGGGGTGTCCAGGCGTTGTCCGGCCAGGTGACGGTGCCGGCCTGGAAGACCAAGCCGAGCTGGTATCTGGTGACCCTGGACGACCACATGATTCCCCCGCAGGCCCAGCAGACGATGGCCAAGCGCGCAGGCTCGACCGTGGTCGAGGTTGCCGGCAGCCACGCCATCTATGTCTCCAAGCCGGCGGTGGTCGCCAAGCTCATCGAGCAGGCGGCGCACGACAAGAAGTAA
- a CDS encoding GNAT family N-acetyltransferase, with protein sequence MKRWVFPKLCDGLYEVAREISSPRHYLKLCGSDEELRSALPTGWQMQPQNYLMAATAVVRDTGSLPDGYRLAWHQDGPVCRVHILAPNGDLAASGTAAETMEAFIYDRIETASDHQRKGLGMAVMHALGSARKSSTGPQLLVATDEGHSLYVRLGWTVIAPFATAMIPDREP encoded by the coding sequence GTGAAGCGCTGGGTTTTTCCGAAACTCTGCGATGGGCTGTACGAGGTGGCTCGCGAGATCTCCAGCCCGCGGCACTACCTGAAGCTGTGCGGCAGCGACGAAGAGCTGCGAAGCGCCTTGCCGACGGGGTGGCAAATGCAGCCGCAGAACTACCTCATGGCCGCCACGGCGGTGGTCCGCGATACCGGCTCCCTACCCGACGGCTACAGGCTGGCATGGCATCAGGATGGGCCGGTGTGCCGGGTGCATATCCTCGCGCCGAACGGCGACCTCGCCGCCAGCGGCACGGCGGCGGAAACCATGGAGGCCTTCATCTACGATCGCATCGAAACAGCATCGGATCACCAGCGAAAGGGCTTGGGCATGGCCGTGATGCATGCACTAGGGTCGGCGAGGAAGTCCTCCACCGGTCCCCAGCTGCTGGTGGCCACGGACGAAGGCCACAGCCTGTATGTGCGCCTTGGCTGGACAGTCATCGCGCCCTTCGCCACGGCGATGATTCCTGACAGGGAACCCTAG
- a CDS encoding HD domain-containing phosphohydrolase, whose protein sequence is MSRPDAEVSTVALLDVIRSIAFVGDLAMGQPTDHSPRVAWIAGQLARAAGADDVACAEAMTVALLRWSGCTANAPEFARLVGDDVSGRKALLAIQSSSSGFRVGTKGGGSAFHSLSRIHCEVAGDIAKELGLSEAAQFALRHLFESHNGAGAPDGLQGEQIPSSVYTASLAGDLDIFHRLYGFEQACQLIGQRADVLYPVGLASLLIQNAARWLAELDNDPTLSGPCSLDAAFSGRTTSLEILADVIDLKLPWMTGHSRRVAQLARHAAMALELDEARQQKVYRAALIHGIGRAAVPNMVWNTPGKLMEPEWERVRLVPYWTGRAARQLGSLAGEAEIASYAYERPDGSGYYREARTGSIPIEGRILSAATAWAALRAARPWREALEESAAGALMASEAAAGRHDADVVRALLKPPRSSRSKPALTSLTSLLTQRERDVLRWISLGASNKEVARKLAISPSTVRTHVESVFRKLECTTRAAATLKATQLGLL, encoded by the coding sequence ATGTCCCGACCTGACGCAGAGGTGTCCACCGTTGCCCTGCTCGACGTGATCCGGTCGATCGCGTTCGTGGGCGATCTCGCCATGGGGCAACCCACCGACCACTCCCCGCGGGTGGCGTGGATAGCCGGCCAGCTGGCGAGGGCGGCCGGCGCCGATGACGTGGCCTGTGCCGAGGCCATGACCGTCGCCTTGCTGCGCTGGTCCGGCTGCACCGCCAATGCGCCCGAGTTTGCGCGACTGGTCGGCGACGACGTCAGCGGGAGAAAGGCGCTGCTCGCCATCCAGTCCTCCAGCAGCGGCTTTCGCGTCGGCACCAAGGGTGGCGGTTCGGCGTTTCACTCGTTGTCGCGCATCCACTGCGAAGTCGCCGGGGATATCGCCAAGGAGTTGGGTTTGAGCGAGGCGGCGCAGTTCGCGCTGCGTCATCTGTTTGAAAGCCACAACGGCGCGGGCGCCCCGGATGGCCTGCAGGGCGAGCAGATTCCGTCCTCCGTCTACACGGCGTCGCTTGCCGGCGACCTTGACATCTTCCATCGCCTCTATGGCTTCGAGCAGGCCTGCCAGCTCATTGGCCAGCGCGCCGATGTGTTGTATCCCGTCGGGCTTGCATCGCTGCTCATCCAGAACGCCGCACGCTGGCTGGCCGAACTCGACAACGATCCGACCTTGTCCGGCCCGTGCTCGCTCGACGCGGCGTTCTCCGGACGCACCACGTCGCTGGAAATACTCGCCGACGTCATCGACCTGAAGCTGCCGTGGATGACCGGTCACTCGCGGCGCGTGGCGCAACTGGCCAGGCACGCTGCGATGGCCCTTGAGCTGGACGAAGCCCGCCAGCAGAAGGTGTACCGCGCTGCGCTGATCCACGGCATCGGCCGCGCCGCCGTACCCAACATGGTCTGGAACACGCCCGGCAAACTGATGGAGCCGGAGTGGGAGCGCGTGCGCCTCGTTCCCTACTGGACCGGACGGGCCGCACGACAACTCGGCTCCCTGGCCGGCGAGGCCGAAATCGCCTCGTATGCCTACGAAAGGCCGGACGGCTCCGGCTACTACCGGGAGGCCCGCACCGGAAGTATTCCCATCGAGGGGCGCATCCTTTCCGCCGCCACGGCATGGGCCGCCCTGCGTGCGGCACGTCCCTGGCGGGAGGCGCTGGAAGAAAGCGCCGCAGGCGCGTTGATGGCATCGGAGGCCGCCGCCGGTCGCCACGACGCCGATGTGGTGCGCGCACTCCTGAAGCCGCCACGATCAAGCCGAAGCAAACCGGCCCTCACGTCACTGACCAGCCTGCTCACCCAGCGCGAGCGCGACGTGCTGCGCTGGATCAGCCTGGGCGCAAGCAACAAGGAAGTCGCGCGGAAACTGGCAATCAGCCCCAGTACCGTGCGCACCCATGTCGAAAGCGTATTCCGAAAACTGGAGTGCACCACGCGCGCTGCCGCTACCCTGAAAGCGACGCAACTAGGCTTGCTGTAG